The following coding sequences are from one Haladaptatus caseinilyticus window:
- a CDS encoding DNA-binding protein has protein sequence MSSKQTIGQIVSVDEQAIECSEEQFESVEKTPELRPSVEQTIQGKVDTNHPDGVGRGLTLAAEERLVARETEITRTRERWDRAQDSEREVQCRRASKAVSRERRCAFQERAASVDPWCDPERGDPREELAQEQLAAVNKQAMRLAEKLDGWSRAAISRRLAERVVDGTSVMGAVVSVFEELRTAPGQVIPIADVRDVNRKEVSIEGQVTQLWTPGSPKIQQVGLIEDDSGRVKFTVWRASQKTVVEEGETVQFRSVAKNWYEGRVSVAVTGWSGIHSPERGRWWE, from the coding sequence ATGAGTAGTAAACAGACGATCGGTCAAATAGTTTCGGTTGACGAACAGGCGATTGAATGTAGTGAAGAGCAATTCGAGAGTGTTGAGAAGACACCTGAGCTGCGGCCGTCGGTTGAGCAGACGATCCAAGGGAAGGTGGATACGAATCATCCGGATGGGGTCGGCCGTGGACTGACGTTAGCAGCAGAAGAGCGATTGGTGGCACGAGAAACAGAAATCACACGAACGCGTGAGCGGTGGGATCGGGCACAGGATTCGGAGCGGGAAGTGCAGTGTCGGCGAGCATCGAAAGCAGTGAGTCGAGAACGGCGCTGTGCGTTCCAGGAGCGAGCGGCAAGTGTAGATCCGTGGTGTGACCCAGAACGAGGAGATCCTCGTGAGGAGTTGGCTCAAGAGCAGTTGGCGGCAGTGAACAAGCAGGCGATGCGATTAGCAGAGAAGCTCGATGGGTGGTCGCGAGCAGCGATCAGTCGGCGGTTAGCTGAACGGGTTGTAGATGGGACAAGTGTGATGGGTGCAGTCGTGAGTGTGTTCGAGGAATTGCGGACGGCCCCCGGGCAAGTCATTCCGATCGCGGATGTGCGAGATGTGAATCGCAAAGAGGTGAGCATCGAGGGGCAAGTTACCCAGCTGTGGACTCCTGGCAGTCCAAAGATCCAGCAAGTTGGACTGATCGAAGACGACAGTGGTCGTGTCAAATTCACCGTGTGGCGAGCATCGCAAAAGACGGTGGTTGAGGAAGGTGAGACCGTGCAATTTCGATCAGTCGCAAAGAATTGGTACGAGGGGCGGGTTTCGGTGGCAGTAACTGGGTGGAGCGGTATTCACAGTCCCGAGCGCGGTCGCTGGTGGGAATAG
- a CDS encoding DUF7342 family protein, with protein MSNKNPRWPDGMDGAERVQHVAATRTAPRNASWIAEEADVSRDTAVKYLTRLVEQGELTAVETDAGTCYKPDGVTQFLREVRQLAENNSMDDLTAELHAIGDEIDSWQATYDVDSLDDLRRSLGNDELGGEERRERQEIVEEWEYNIEIREALQLAISLKSSLTTLGADPSVHGSSFEGLSQEG; from the coding sequence ATGAGTAACAAGAACCCACGGTGGCCAGACGGTATGGATGGCGCAGAGCGCGTCCAGCACGTCGCAGCCACACGGACGGCCCCACGAAACGCAAGTTGGATCGCCGAGGAGGCAGACGTCTCACGGGATACAGCCGTGAAATACCTCACTCGGCTGGTCGAGCAAGGGGAACTCACTGCGGTTGAAACGGATGCGGGCACCTGCTACAAACCAGATGGCGTTACACAGTTCCTTCGCGAGGTTCGCCAGCTCGCGGAGAACAACTCGATGGACGACCTGACCGCAGAACTCCACGCAATCGGCGATGAAATCGATTCATGGCAAGCGACATACGACGTCGACTCGCTTGATGACTTGCGCCGCAGTCTCGGGAATGACGAACTGGGAGGCGAGGAGCGGCGTGAGCGACAGGAGATCGTCGAGGAATGGGAATACAACATCGAGATACGGGAAGCACTCCAACTGGCGATCAGCTTGAAAAGTTCGCTCACGACGCTTGGAGCGGACCCATCCGTCCACGGAAGTTCCTTTGAAGGACTGTCACAAGAAGGGTAG